A genomic window from Montipora capricornis isolate CH-2021 chromosome 8, ASM3666992v2, whole genome shotgun sequence includes:
- the LOC138059076 gene encoding skeletal aspartic acid-rich protein 1-like, with the protein MMAFIPRLRLSIFFLCIALLLTVDCRPDELNNKVDDDETITDDDVSARVQRTSGKIMIVRDNDYDDDDDDDDDDNDDDTDDDDDDDDDDDDDDDFDDDNEDMLSFELDSLEEKDADGNDVGSLQGHSVESFDEQKFEISPVQRNGDLNGVSAITVNLSTTLEDNDAKVDIMLYLFREDGTIDFGNETFDVQAGTVKFNIKISNWRFCDGSPSDCSEGKAGEYLDLSLKIKSKDSPKEVDDEDRKKNNKPAVCKEKPDTDDDPDDSSDSDDDDDDDDCPIIYDMGGDSEMLLNKGVMNDDTYTAMPAQFPKFEIEDGEKKFKFRIPKFEDNVVIDPSVTPGRVQKNSSTSLASWQNIHIFFLLLLQIFVLFTSN; encoded by the exons ATGATGGCGTTCATTCCACGTCTTCGTCTCAGCATATTTTTCCTTTGCATAG CATTGCTCTTGACCGTCGACTGCCGCCCTGACGAGCTCAACAACAAAGTAGACGACGATGAAACGATTACCGACGATGACGTCTCCGCTAGAGTACAACGCACATCCGGTAAGATCATGATCGTTCGAGACAAcgactatgatgatgatgatgacgatgacgacgacgataatGACGACGACactgacgacgacgacgacgacgacgacgacgacgacgatgatgacgatttTGACGACGACAACGAAGACATGCTGTCGTTTGAGCTGGATAGCCTAGAAGAGAAGGACGCAGATGGGAATGACGTAGGGAGTCTGCAAGGGCATTCGGTGGAGTCATTTGATGAGCAGAAGTTTGAAATATCTCCAGTGCAACGCAACGGTGATCTCAATGGTGTCTCAGCCATCACTGTCAACTTGTCTACTACACTTGAGGATAATGACGCAAAAGTGGACATCATGTTGTACCTGTTTCGTGAAGACGGAACCATTGATTTTGGTAATGAGACCTTTGATGTGCAAGCTGGAACGGTTAAGTTCAACATTAAG aTTAGTAATTGGCGTTTCTGTGACGGCTCACCTTCTGACTGCAGCGAGGGTAAGGCAGGTGAATACCTTGATTTAAGCCTGAAAATCAAAAGTAAAGATTCTCCAAAGGAAGTAGACGACGAGGACCGAAAAAAGAACAATAAACCCGCCGTGTGTAAGGAAAAACCAGATACCGACGATGATCCAGATGACAGCAGCGACagtgatgatgacgacgatgatgatgactgTCCCATTATTTATGACATGGGTGGAGACTCAGAGATGCTGCTCAACAAGGGG GTGATGAATGATGACACATACACTGCGATGCCAGCGCAATTTCCCAAATTCGAAATCGAAGATGGAGAAAAGAAATTTAAGTTTCGCATTCCCAAGTTTGAGGACAATGTGGTGATCGACCCGAGTGTGACACCTGGAAGAGTGCAGAAAAATTCGTCGACATCGCTTGCCAGTTGGCAGAATATTCAcatctttttccttttgttacttCAAATTTTTGTTCTATTTACCAGCAATTGA
- the LOC138059074 gene encoding neuronal acetylcholine receptor subunit alpha-3-like: MVHISRHFLLVEELGVMETHIESILAFTLAISFVIKETYSANFPSKGEHHLLEDLFDAARYNKRVRPVRNSQEAVNVTFGLVVREIVDLDDKNQLLITRAEIREYWQDPLMAWNPSDYGGVRFISVHPKSIWLPDIVLYHNAGTGFGSGMTRTKAVINHDGLVAINAPTIIESSCKIHVNHYPFDQQSCKLKFGSWTYDAKGIALTLERHSADLSEYSPSVEWELIGVPGEFHSVKYACCEQPYHDVTYNVQIKRKVLYYAMYLIIPCAMIAILTLLVFVLPPDCNERMTVGMAILVSLSFFFILVAENMPATSDAVPLVGMYYTVTMIEVSCAFFMTCWVLRFHHMNPTEGEVPKWVKVFLLGYGAKLFRFNFGNNADVNGVHHENERKPGDIPQAENNPLARKPIDKPILSAKDVPGGNLSVNEKSNGHVASDKKSSSKILADNVRYQMILESRQEEWRKAALVLNHICIWVYLFAITVSFMAIFLQAPL, encoded by the exons ATGGTGCATATTAGCCGACATTTTCTGTTAGTGGAAGAATTGGGTGTCATGGAAACTCATATCGAAAGCATTCTTGCTTTCACACTTGCCATTTCCTTCGTCATAAAAG AAACTTACTCAGCAAATTTTCCTAGTAAAGGAGAACATCATTTGCTGGAAGACTTGTTCGATGCTGCAAGGTACAACAAGCGAGTCAGACCAGTCCGCAACAGCCAAGAAGCGGTGAATGTCACATTCGGGCTGGTCGTCAGAGAAATTGTTGATCTG GATGACAAAAACCAGCTACTTATTACCAGGGCGGAAATAAGAGAG tattggCAGGATCCCCTTATGGCATGGAATCCTTCAGACTATGGTGGAGTGAGATTCATTAGCGTCCACCCCAAATCAATCTGGTTACCAGATATTGTGCTGTACCACAA TGCTGGAACCGGTTTTGGTAGCGGAATGACTCGGACAAAGGCCGTTATCAACCATGATGGTTTGGTCGCCATTAACGCTCCTACAATCATCGAAAGCAGTTGCAAAATACACGTGAATCACTATCCTTTTGACCAACAAAGCTGTAAGCTCAAATTCGGGTCCTGGACTTATGATGCAAAGGGTATTGCACTTACACTGGAG AGACACTCTGCAGACTtaagtgaatattcacctagTGTTGAATGGGAGCTGATTGGGGTCCCGGGCGAGTTTCACTCTGTCAAATACGCTTGCTGTGAGCAACCCTATCACGACGTTACGTACAACGTGCAGATTAAGCGAAAAGTCCTGTATTACGCCATGTACCTGATTATTCCCTGTGCAATGATAGCAATCCTGACATTGCTGGTGTTCGTGTTACCTCCCGATTGTAATGAAAGAATGACAGTGG GCATGGCTATTCTTGTTTCTCTGAGCTTCTTCTTCATTCTGGTGGCCGAAAACATGCCGGCCACATCAGATGCTGTTCCTTTGGTGGGAATGTACTACACTGTAACAATGATTGAAGTGTCCTGTGCATTCTTCATGACTTGCTGGGTCCTGCGATTTCACCATATGAATCCTACAGAAGGAGAGGTTCCCAAGTGGGTTAAG GTCTTTTTACTCGGTTATGGAGCAAAACTATTTCGCTTTAATTTTGGAAACAACGCAGATGTTAACGGAGTCCATCATGAAAACGAAAGGAAACCAGGCGACATCCCTCAAGCAGAGAATAACCCGCTAGCACGAAAAC CGATCGACAAACCGATCCTTTCTGCGAAGGACGTACCAGGAGGTAACCTCTCTGTCAACGAGAAGAGCAATGGTCACGTAGCCAGTGACAAGAAGAGCTCCAGTAAAATCCTTGCTGATAACGTTCGATATCAGATGATACTGGAATCGAGGCAAGAAGAGTGGAGGAAAGCGGCTTTGGTGTTGAATCATATCTGCATTTGGGTGTATCTCTTTGCTATCACTGTGTCTTTCATGGCCATATTCTTACAGGCGCCACTATAG